In Tsukamurella tyrosinosolvens, the genomic window CGAGAAGATCACGTCCGTCGACCAGGTCAAGCAGCTCGTGCGGATCAGCCACGAGCTCGGCCGCGACGTCGCCACCGGCAAAGAGGCGCGGGACATCTACCGGATCGGCGAGCAGTACGGCTCCGTCGACGAGACCCTGGCCAAGCTGGGCTACGCGCCGAACCGCCAGGCCGGCCAGCTCGGTTTCACCCAGCACGCCTGAGCGGGTGAATGACAATGGCCCTCATGACCACCCGCACGGGTGACATCGAGGACGCCGACGGTACGCCGACGGGACCCGCGCGGTCCCGTCGGCGGATCTACCCGTGGGTCGTCTTCGCGCTCGCGTTCGCACTGCTCCTGTCCGACTACATGTCCCGCCAGGTGCTCGCCGCGGTCTTCGTCCCCCTCGGACAGGAATTGCACCTCGACAAGGCCCAGCAGGGCTCGCTCATCTCCGTGGTCGCCCTCATGGTGGGGCTGCTGACCCTGCCGGTCTCGATCCTGGCGGACCGCTGGGGCCGCGTGCGCAGCCTCGTCCTCATGGCCGTGCTCTGGTCCGTCGCCACGCTGGCCTGCGCGTTCGCGCAGAACTACGAGCAGCTCCTCGCCGCCCGGTTCGTGGTCGGTGTCGGCGAGGCGGCGTACGGCAGCGTCGGCATCGCGTTGGTGCTCAGCCTGTTCGCGCCCCGGGTGCACGCCGCGCTCTCCGCGTCCTTCATGGCCGGCGGCTCCTTCGGGACCATGGTCGGCACCGGCCTCGGCGGCCTCATCGCCGTCCACTTCGGTTGGCGCTGGTCGCTCGGTGCGATGGCCGTGCTCGGTCTGCTGCTCGTCGCCGTGTTCAAGCTCGTGGTCACCGAGGCCCGCGTCAAGCGGAACCGGGTCTACGGGGCCGGCGCGGCACCGTCGTGGGAGAACGCGGAGCCGATCCGCGTGGCCCGCGCGCCCCTGTCGAGCCTGTTCACGAATTCGCCCGTCGTGTGCGCCTACATCGGCAGTGGCCTGCAGATGTTCATGGCCGCGGTCATGCTCACCTGGCTGCCGACGTATTTCAAGGAGGCGTACCACCTCTCGGTGGACAGGGCCGGAGGTGCGGCGGCGATGTTCGTGCTGCTCGTGGGCTCCGGGATGATCGTCTGCGGCTTCCTCGCGGACCGATACAGCCTGAGCGACGGAACGCGGAAGTGGACGGCGGGGATCGCGTACTGCACGATCGCCTTCGTCGCCCTGATGGTCGCCTTCCGGATGCCCACGGGCACCGCGCAGCTCGTGCTGCTCGGCATCGGCGCCTTCTTCGCCGCGGGCAGCTCGGGCACGGCGGCCGCCATGGTCGCCTCGCTCACGCACAGCTCGGTGCAGGCCTCGGCGATGGGCACGCTCACGCTGGCGAACAACCTCCTCGGCCTCGCCCTCGCGCCGATCCTCGTCGGCGCTCTGGCGGACCGGCTGGGCCTGCTGGGTGCGCTGCAGCTCGCGCCGCTCGTCTACGTCCCGGCGGTGCTGTTCATGGTCTTCGGCAAGCGGCTGCATCCCCGTGGCCTGGCGAAGCTGCAGGCCCTCAACGCGGAGCCGGCGCGGTGACCGGGCCCGTGCCCGTGATCGTGCCGGGCCTGCGGGGGAGCGCACCGTCGCACTGGCAGGAGCTCTACGCCGCCCGGACCGACGGTGCCGTCACGGTGCCCTTCCCGGCCGAGGCGGACCGGCACTCGATCGACGAGCGGACCCGGCTGCTGGGGGAGACGGTCGCGACCGTCGACGGCCCGGTGATCCTGGTGGCGCACAGCGCCGGGGTGCTCGCCGCGGTGCGGTGGGTCCGGTCGCTGCCCGACGGCGACCCGGTGCTCGGCCGGGTCGGCGGGGCGGTGCTCGCCACCCCGCCCGACTTCGGGGTCGACTGGCCCGAACCGCACCCGCGTCCGGCGATGCTGTCCGCGGCCGGGTGGGAGCCGATCCCGCGGCGTCGCTTGCCCTTCCCGTCGGTCGTCGCCGCCAGCCGGACCGACCCGCTGGCCCGGTACCGCGTGACCGCGGGGCTCGCCGAGGCGTGGGGGAGCAGGCTCGTCGACCTCGGCGACGCCGGGCACCTGAACCCGGCGGCGGGGTACGGCGAGTGGCCGCTCGTCGACGAGCTGGTCGCGGAGCTCGCCACCGCGCGGAGCCGGTCGTGACCGAGTCCGTGGTCGGCGCGATGCGGGACGCCGGTCACTGGAATCCGCTGTGGGACGGCGTCGCCGAGCTCGATCCGGAATGGACGGAGTCGTTCATGCGGACCACCATGAGCACCTACCGGGGCGGCGTGCTCACCCCGCAGGTGGTGGAACTGCTGTGCATCGCGGTCGACGCCGCGTGCACCCACCTGTACGCGCCGGGCGTCCGCCGGCACATGCGGGCTGCGCTCGATCTGGGCGTCGAGCCGCGGGAGATCCTCGAGGTGCTCAAGCTCGCGACGACGGTCGGGGTGCACTCGATCAACGTCGGTGCGCCGATCCTGATGGAGGAGCTGCAGGCGCGGGAGCGCGCGTCCGGCGACCGGGGAGGGGCCCGGGACGGGGCGTAGGCCGAGCGCGCCGCCGCGGGACCGCCGCGGCGGCGCGTGTCGGTGGGGCCGTCTAGCCTCGGGGTGCAACCGATCAGGGGAGTCTCGGCGATGACGGAACGACAGCTCACGGGAGAGCGGGCGGAGCGCGCCCGGCGGGTGATCGAGGCCCTCGCGGGGCCCGGCGCGGCGCTGCGGGACGACCAGGAGACGGCGGTCGCGGCACTGCTCGAGCCGGCGGCGCGCGTGCTCGTGGTGCAGGCCACGGGGTGGGGCAAGTCCGCGGTGTACTGGGTCGCCACCGCGCTGCGGCGTGCGGAGGGGGCTGGCCCGGCGCTCATCGTGTCGCCGCTGCTCTCGCTCATGCGCGACCAGGTCGCGGCCGCCGAGCGCGCGGGGCTGCGCGCCTCGACCCTGAACTCGTCGAACTTCGAGGAGTGGAACGCGATCGAGGCGGCCCTGGCCGCCGGCGAGATCGACGTGCTGCTGGTCTCGCCGGAGCGCCTCGCCAACCCGTCCTTCGGGCGGCGCGTCCTCGACGCGCTCGAGGGCTCCCTCGGCCTGCTGGTGATCGACGAGGCGCACGCGGTTTCGGACTGGGGCCACGACTTCCGGCCCGACTACCGCCGCGTCTCCGACGTGCTCACCCGGCTGCACCCGCAGACCCCGGTGCTTGCCACCACCGCGACCGCGAACGCCCGCGTCACCGACGACGTGGCCGCGCAGCTCGGCGACGCCACGCTGGTGCTGCGGGGGCCGCTGGCGCGCCGGTCCCTGCAGCTCAACGTGCTGCCGGCGCTCGCCCCGATAACCCGGTACGCGTGGGTCGCGCGACACCTGCCGGACCTGCCCGGCTCCGGCATCGTCTACGCGCTGACGGTGGCCGACGCCGAGCGCCTCGTCGACGGGATCCGTGCGGTGCACGGACCCGGGTACCCGGTCGCGGCGTACACCGGCAAGCTCGACCCGGACACCCGCGCCCGCCTCGAGGACGCCCTGCGCGCCAACGAGATCAAGGCCCTGGTGGCCACGTCGGCGCTCGGCATGGGCTTCGACAAGCCCGACCTGGGTTTCGTCGTGCACGTCGGCTCGCCGCCCTCGCCCGTCTCCTACTACCAGCAGGTCGGTCGTGCCGGCCGCGCCATCGACCACGCCGTCGTCGCGCTGCTGCCGTCGGAGTCCGACGCGGGTGTGTGGGACTACTTCGCCACCGCCACCATCCCGGATCCGCAGCAGATGGACCGCGTCCTCGCGGCCCTCGCGGACGACGAGACCGGGGGAGGGCAGTCGGCGATCGCCCTCGAGGCCGCGACCGGCATCCGCCGCACCCGGATCGACCTCATGCTCAAGCAGCTCGCGGTCGACGGGGCCGTGGAGCGCGTGGAGGGCGGGTACCGCGCCACCGGCGCGCCCTGGCACTACGACGGCCCCCACTACGACGGGATCGTCGCCACCCGCCGCCGCGAGGCCGACATCATGCGCGCCTACACCCGCGGGGAGCGCTGCCTGATGCAGCTGCTCACCGAGTCGCTCGACGATCCCGAGGCCGCGCCGTGCGGCCGCTGTTCGGTGTGTCTGGGCCACGTGCCCGACGGCCTCGGTGAGCCGGTCCCGCCGGACACGGCACGGGCCGTCGCGGGAGCGCTGCGATCCCAGAGCCAGGTGCTCGAGCCGCGGAAGATGTGGCCCGGCGGCGCAGCGGGCCGTAAGGGCCGGATCCAGCCGGATCTCGCTGCCGAGCCGGGACGGGTGCTGGTCTTCGCCGACGCCCCGGAGTGGACGGGCACCGTCGGGGCCGCGCGAGCCGCCGATCCGCAGGCGATCGCCGACCTCGGGGACGCCGCCGTCGCCGCGCTGTCGCGCTGGCGCGACCAGTGGCGCGCCCGGCCCGAGATCGTCGCCTCCCTGCAGCTGACCGACCGCTCCGCGCCCGTCCAGCCCGTCGCGGACCGGATCGCCGAGGTGGGCAGGCTGGAGCGGGTGAGCCTGCCGGTGCCCCGCGGTCCCGCGCCCGGCAGGGACGCCTCCGGGGCGCAGGAGGCCGCGCACTGGCTCGACGCGATCGACGCCGGTCCGGCCGCCGCGGCCGTCCGGGGCCGGTCCGTGCTGCTCGTCGTCGATGAATCCGGCACGGGCTGGGCTGTGACCGTCGCGGCGGCCCGGCTGCGGGAGGCCGGCGCGGCCGTGGTGTTGCCGCTGGTGGTGCACCGTCCCGCCTGACCCGCGCGAGATGTGGAACACTGGAACACCGAGTGCTGCCTAACACCCGGGCGGCGAGGCCGCGGATCGTCCGCGGCCACACCACCGAGGAGAACCATGCCGAACCTGATCCTGCCCCTGCTGCTCGTCCTGATGCTCGTCTTCATGTTCTTCCAGTTCCGGAAGCAGAAGAAGCAGATGAACGAGACCATGGAGATGCAGGCCGCCCTCACCGTGGGCACCAAGGTCATGACCAGCACGGGCCTGTACGGCACCGTCGTGGGCCTCGGCGAGGACACGATCGACCTGGAGATCGCCCCCGGCATCACCACCACCTGGGTGCGCCGCGCCGTCGCGAAGGTGCTGACCCCGGAGGAGCTCGGCGCCCCGTCGATCGAGACCATCACCGAGGACGAGGGCCAGATCGACCTCGACAAGCGCTCCGAGGACCGCTGACCCGCATCACCGTCACCACTTCAGCGAACGTCTTCGGCGGAGCCCGCCGGAGACGTTCTCCACGCCGAGGAGTCGTAACCGCCCGTGGCCAGGAAAACATCGAGCAGCGACCGCACCGAGTCGCGGCTCCTCATCGCCTTCGGGCTGATCTTGCTCGTGGTGTTCGGGCTGGTCTTCTTCACCGGAGACCGGGAGCCGAAGCCCAAACTCGGCATCGACCTGCAGGGCGGCACCTCCGTCGTGCTGCAGGCCGTCACGCCCGACGGTAAGGCGCCCGAGGCGGACAAGATGGAGCAGGCGCGCGACATCATCAACAAGCGCGTCAACGGTCTCGGCGTCTCCGGCTCGGAGGTCAAGATCAGCGGGCGGAACCTGATCATCACGGTGCCCGGCTCCGACGGTGACCAGGCCCGCACCCTCGGCCAGACGGCCCAGCTCAAGGTGCGCCCGGTGCTCGCCACCCAGGCCGCCCCCGCGGTCAACACCCCCGCTCCCGACCTGACCGACCCGGCTGCGGCGAAGAAGGCGATCGACGAGGCGCGCGCGACGCGTCAGTCGACCGACCCCGCTGTGCAGAAGAAGGCCATCGAGTCGCTCAACTGCAACGCCCCGTCGGACCCGCTGGCCGGCAACGACGACCCGTCCAAGCCCCTCATCACCTGCGATCGTCCCGACGAGCGCAAGGAGGGGCAGCCGAGCTCCGTCTACACGCTGGGACCGGCGATCATCGACGGCCAGTCCATCAAGAACGCCTCGTCGGGCATCCCGCAGAACCAGGTCCAGTACGTCGTGACCCTCGAGTTCACCGGCGAGGCCTCGCGGGTGTGGGCCGACTTCACGTCGAAGAACGTCGGCAAGCAGGCGGCGTTCGTGCTCGACTCGCAGGTCATCACCGCGCCCAACATCAACGGCCCCATCACCGGCGGCCAGACCCAGATCACGGGCGACTTCAACCAGCAGACCGCCGGCGACCTCGCGGGCGTGCTCAAGTACGGCTCGCTGCCGCTGTCCTTCAAGCCCGGTACCGCGCAGACCGTCAGCGCGACGCTCGGCTTCGAGTCCCTCAAGGCCGGCCTCATCGCCGGCGCGATCGGCCTGGTGCTCGTGCTGATCTACGCGCTGGCCTACTACCGCGCGCTCGGCGTGCTGGTCGCGCTGTCGCTGGCGCTGTCGATCGCGCTGCTCTACGGGCTGCTCGTGCTGCTGGGCCGGTGGATCGGCTACTCGCTCGACCTCGCGGGCATCGCCGGCATCATCATCGGCATCGGCATGACCGCCGACTCCTTCGTCGTGTACTTCGAGCGCATCAAGGACGAGATCAGAGAGGGCCGAAGTTTCCGGTCCGCGGTGCCACGCGGCTGGGCGAGCGCCCGCCGCACCATCTGGACGGGCAACGCGGTGTCGCTGCTCTCAGCGGTCGTGCTGTACGTCCTGGCCGTCGGCGACGTCCAGGGCTTCGCCTTCACGCTCGGCCTGTCGACGATCCTCGACGTCGTCATCGTCTTCCTCGTGACGCACCCGCTGGTGTACTTCGCGTCGAAGACCGACTTCTTCGCCAAGCCGTCGATGAACGGCCTCGGCGCCGTGGCCGCCATCGGCCGTGAGCGCAAGCGCGCCGCAGCTACCACCGGGGAGGCGTCCGCATGACCGACACCAGCATCGAGAGCGAGAAGAAGGCCTCCTTCTTCACCAAGCTCTACACCGGTACCGGCGCCTTCGACATCGTCGGCAAGCGCAACCGCTACTACATCGCGACCGGCGTCATCATCGTGATCGCCATCCTGGGCATCCTGATCCCCGGCTTCAAGTTCAGCATCGACTTCGAGGGCGGTACCCAGATCTCGTTCCCCGTCGGGAACGCCCAGGTCGACACCGCCAAGGTGCGCGAGACGGTGCGCGAGGCGACGGGCGTCGAGCCCTCGGCCGTCCAGACCGCCGGCACCGGCGCGGCGCAGACCTACCAGGTGGCGCTGTCCGAGCTGAGCAACAACCAGATCACGCAGGCGCGGGACGCCCTGTTCGAGACGTTCCACCCGCCCGCACAGGACGGCAAGCCCGCCGAGAACACGATCAGCTTCTCGGGCGTGAGCTCGACCTGGGGCGATCAGATCACCCAGCGCGGCCTGCTCGCGCTCGCGGTGTTCCTCGTGCTGGTCACCGTGTACATCGCGGTCCGCTTCCGCGAGTGGGACATGGCGCTCGCCGCGCTCGCGTCGCTGTTCTTCGACGTGGTGGTCACCGCGGGCGTGTACGCGTGGTCCGGCTTCGAGGTCAGCCCGGCGACCGTGATCGGCCTGCTCACGATCCTCGGCTTCTCCCTGTACGACACGGTCGTCGTCTTCGACAAGGTCGAGGAGAACGTGCGCGGCGTGCTCAACACCAGTAGGCGCACCTACGCCGAACAGGCGAACCTCGCGATCAACCAGACACTGATGCGCTCGATCAACACGACCGTGATCTCGGCGCTGCCGATCATCGCGCTCATGGTCGTCGCCGCCGGCATGCTGGGCGTCGGCACGCTCATGGACCTGGGCCTGATCCAGCTGGTCGGCGTCGTGGTCGGCACGTACTCGTCCGTCTTCTTCGCCGCGCCGCTGCTGGTCACGCTCAAGGAGCGCCGCCCGCAGTACAAGGCGCACAACCAGAAGGTGCTGGCTCGCCGGGCGCGCGCCGAGGCGGGGGAGACCGCCGACGCGGTGGCCGCGACGGACGCGGGCGCGGTGCAGCTCGACAAGGCTCCCGCCCGGCCGCAGACCAAGCGCAGCCGTCGTCGTGACTGACGCGGCCCGCGCGGCCGTCGCCGCGCACACGCGGCACGTCGCCGGGTTCCCGGAGCCCGGGGTGGTCTTCGCCGACCTCACGCCCGTCTTCGCCGACGGTGCCGCCCTCGCGGCGGTCATCGACGGGCTCGCCGCGGCGGGCCGCGGGCCGGACGGCGCCGCCACCGTCGACCTGGTGGCCGGGTTGGACGCCCGGGGCTTCCTCCTGGGCTCCGGTGTGGCGCTGCGGCTGGGCGTGGGCACCCTCGCGGTGCGGAAGGCCGGCAAGCTGCCGCCGCCCGTACTGCGCGAGGAGTACCAGCTCGAATACGGTTCCGCGGCACTGGAGATCCCCGCCGAGGGCATCGCGCTGGAGGGCAGGCGGATCCTCATCGTCGACGACGTCCTCGCCACCGGCGGCACCGTCTCCGCGGCCGTCGCGCTGCTGCGTCGCGCGGGGGCGATCGTCGAGCGCGTGTCCGTCGTCCTGGAGCTCGAAGCGCTCGGCGGACGGGCGCGACTGCAGGAATTGCCCGCCGGGGGCATCGCGGTCTCGGCGATCTCGGTAGGCTGAATCCCTAGTCCAGTCACGTCGTCCGGGCGGGGAGGCACCATGTCGCTGCAGTCTCAAGGTTCCGACGCCGCGCGCACACCCGCCGGGGCGGGGCAGCAGGGCCCGCCCAACCTGGAGACCACGGGGTCCACCACGCGCCGAGTGCGGGCGCGCCTGGCCCGCCGGATGACGGGTACGCGCAACCATGTGCGACCCGTGCTCGAGCCCCTGGTGGCGCTGCACCGGGAGGTGTACCCCAAGGCCGACGTCGCGCTCATCGAGCGGGCGTACGACGTGGCGGAGCAGCGGCACGCCAGCCAGATGCGCAAGTCGGGCGACCCGTACATCACGCACCCCCTCGCCGTGGCGACGATCCTCGCCGAGCTCGGCATGGACACCACGACCCTGGTCGCGGCGCTGTTGCACGACACCGTCGAGGACACCGGCTACAGCCTCGAGCAGCTCACCGCCGAGTTCGGCCCCGAAGTGGCGCACCTGGTGGACGGCGTCACCAAGCTGGACAAGGTGGCGCTCGGCAGCGCCGCCGAGGCCGAGACGATCCGCAAGATGATCATCGCCATGGCCCGCGACCCGCGGGTGCTGGTGATCAAGGTCGCGGACCGGCTGCACAACATGCGGACCATGCGCTTCCTGCCGCCCGAGAAGCAGGCCCGCAAGGCGCGCGAGACCCTCGAGGTGATCGCGCCGCTCGCGCACCGCCTGGGCATGGCGACCGTGAAGTGGGAGCTGGAGGACCTGGCCTTCGCCATCCTCCACCCGAAGAAGTACGACGAGATCGTGCGGCTGGTGGCCGACCGGGCACCGTCGCGCGACACCTACCTGGCATCCGTGCGCGCCGAGATCAACGGCGCGCTCGCGGCGCAGCGGATCGTCGCCGACGTGCAGGGCCGGCCCAAGCACTACTGGTCGATCTACCAGAAGATGATCGTCAAGGGGCGCGACTTCGACGACATCCACGACCTGGTCGGCGTGCGGATCCTGTGCGACGAGGTGCGCGACTGCTACGCCGCCGTCGGCACCGTCCACTCGCTGTGGCAGCCCATGGCCGGGCGGTTCAAGGACTACATCGCGCAGCCGCGGTACGGCGTCTACCAGTCGCTGCACACCACCGTCATCGGCCCGGAGGGCAAGCCCCTCGAGGTGCAGATCCGTACCCGCGAGATGCACCGGACCGCGGAGTTCGGCATCGCCGCGCACTGGCGGTACAAGGAGACCAAGGGCCGCGCGGGCGGGGGCGCCAAGAACTCGGACCTGACCGAGGTCGACGACATGGCGTGGATGCGCCAGCTCCTCGACTGGCAGCGGGAAGCGGCGGACCCGGGGGAGTTCCTCGAGTCGCTCCGCTACGACCTCGCGGTCAAGGAGATCTTCGTCTTCACGCCCAAGGGCGACGTGATCACGCTGCCCGCGGGCAGCACCCCGGTGGACTTCGCCTACGCGGTGCACACCGAGGTGGGGCACCGCTGCATCGGCGCCCGCGTGAACGGCCGGCTCGTCGCCCTGGAGCGCAAGCTCGAGAACGGCGAGGTCGTCGAGGTCTTCACCAGCAAGGCCGAGAACGCCGGCCCGTCGCGCGACTGGCAGTCCTTCGTGGTCTCCCCGCGGGCCAAGGCCAAGATCCGGCAGTGGTTCGCGAAGGAGCGCCGTGAGGAGGCTCTGGAGAACGGCCGCGACGCCATCGCCAAGGAGGTGCGCCGTTCGGGCCTCCCGCTGCAACGTCTGACGAACGCGGAGTCGATGGCGGGCATCGCCAAGGAACTGCGCTACGCGGACGTCTCCGCGCTGTACACGGCCGTCGGCGAGCACCAGGTGTCGGCGCACACCGTCGTTCAGCGCATGGTCGAGCAGCTGGGCGGGATCGAGGAGGCCACCGAGGAGCTCGCCGAGCGCAGCACCCCGTCGACCTTCTCCGGGCCCACGGCGACGACCGACGTGGGCGTGCTCGTCACCGGGCAGCCGGGCGTGCTGGCGAAGCTCGCCAAGTGCTGCACGCCGGTGCCGGGCGACGAGATCGTCGGCTTCGTCACCCGCGGCGGCGGCGTCAGCGTGCACCGCACGGACTGCACCAACGTGGCGGAGCTCCGCAAGGAGCCGGAGCGCTTCCTCGACGTGAAGTGGGCGCCGTCCGCGTCGTCGGTCTTCCTCGTCGCGATCCAGGTGGAGGCGCTCGACCGGCACCGCCTGCTCTCCGACGTGACGAAGGTGCTCGCCGACGAGAAGGTCAACATCCTCTCGGCGTCGGTGACCACGTCGCGCGACCGGGTGGCGGTGTCGCGCTTCACCTTCGAGATGGGGGATCCGAAGCACCTCGGCCACGTGCTCAACGTGGTGCGCAACGTCGAGGGCGTCTACGACGTCTACCGCGTGACGTCGGCGCAGTAGGCGCTCCGCAGCGGCGCCGCCCGCCACGGACGCACGCGCGCGGCGCACCGAACGACGAAGGCCCCCGCCGGAGCGGGGGCCTTCGTCGTGCTTCGACTACTGGGCGGCGAGCGCCATGGTGGTGATGTCCACCGGGTCCTTGGGCTTGCCGTCGGTGACGGGGGTGCCCGGCTTCGGGGCGGGATCGCCCGGCTTGGGCACGATGCCCTTCTTGGCGATCTGCTGCAGCACGGTCAGGCCGGCGTCGTCGGTCTTGCCGATCACGGAGTAGTTCGCGGGCAGCGTGGTGTCCTTGTAGACGAGGAAGAACTGGCTCGAGCCCGTGTTGTACGTGCCCTCCTGGCCCGTCTGCGGGTTCGACTGCTGGTTCGCGTTCGCGACGGCGAT contains:
- the secF gene encoding protein translocase subunit SecF; this translates as MTDTSIESEKKASFFTKLYTGTGAFDIVGKRNRYYIATGVIIVIAILGILIPGFKFSIDFEGGTQISFPVGNAQVDTAKVRETVREATGVEPSAVQTAGTGAAQTYQVALSELSNNQITQARDALFETFHPPAQDGKPAENTISFSGVSSTWGDQITQRGLLALAVFLVLVTVYIAVRFREWDMALAALASLFFDVVVTAGVYAWSGFEVSPATVIGLLTILGFSLYDTVVVFDKVEENVRGVLNTSRRTYAEQANLAINQTLMRSINTTVISALPIIALMVVAAGMLGVGTLMDLGLIQLVGVVVGTYSSVFFAAPLLVTLKERRPQYKAHNQKVLARRARAEAGETADAVAATDAGAVQLDKAPARPQTKRSRRRD
- a CDS encoding carboxymuconolactone decarboxylase family protein; translation: MRDAGHWNPLWDGVAELDPEWTESFMRTTMSTYRGGVLTPQVVELLCIAVDAACTHLYAPGVRRHMRAALDLGVEPREILEVLKLATTVGVHSINVGAPILMEELQARERASGDRGGARDGA
- a CDS encoding RBBP9/YdeN family alpha/beta hydrolase — protein: MTGPVPVIVPGLRGSAPSHWQELYAARTDGAVTVPFPAEADRHSIDERTRLLGETVATVDGPVILVAHSAGVLAAVRWVRSLPDGDPVLGRVGGAVLATPPDFGVDWPEPHPRPAMLSAAGWEPIPRRRLPFPSVVAASRTDPLARYRVTAGLAEAWGSRLVDLGDAGHLNPAAGYGEWPLVDELVAELATARSRS
- a CDS encoding adenine phosphoribosyltransferase; amino-acid sequence: MTDAARAAVAAHTRHVAGFPEPGVVFADLTPVFADGAALAAVIDGLAAAGRGPDGAATVDLVAGLDARGFLLGSGVALRLGVGTLAVRKAGKLPPPVLREEYQLEYGSAALEIPAEGIALEGRRILIVDDVLATGGTVSAAVALLRRAGAIVERVSVVLELEALGGRARLQELPAGGIAVSAISVG
- the yajC gene encoding preprotein translocase subunit YajC; translation: MPNLILPLLLVLMLVFMFFQFRKQKKQMNETMEMQAALTVGTKVMTSTGLYGTVVGLGEDTIDLEIAPGITTTWVRRAVAKVLTPEELGAPSIETITEDEGQIDLDKRSEDR
- a CDS encoding RelA/SpoT family protein; translation: MSLQSQGSDAARTPAGAGQQGPPNLETTGSTTRRVRARLARRMTGTRNHVRPVLEPLVALHREVYPKADVALIERAYDVAEQRHASQMRKSGDPYITHPLAVATILAELGMDTTTLVAALLHDTVEDTGYSLEQLTAEFGPEVAHLVDGVTKLDKVALGSAAEAETIRKMIIAMARDPRVLVIKVADRLHNMRTMRFLPPEKQARKARETLEVIAPLAHRLGMATVKWELEDLAFAILHPKKYDEIVRLVADRAPSRDTYLASVRAEINGALAAQRIVADVQGRPKHYWSIYQKMIVKGRDFDDIHDLVGVRILCDEVRDCYAAVGTVHSLWQPMAGRFKDYIAQPRYGVYQSLHTTVIGPEGKPLEVQIRTREMHRTAEFGIAAHWRYKETKGRAGGGAKNSDLTEVDDMAWMRQLLDWQREAADPGEFLESLRYDLAVKEIFVFTPKGDVITLPAGSTPVDFAYAVHTEVGHRCIGARVNGRLVALERKLENGEVVEVFTSKAENAGPSRDWQSFVVSPRAKAKIRQWFAKERREEALENGRDAIAKEVRRSGLPLQRLTNAESMAGIAKELRYADVSALYTAVGEHQVSAHTVVQRMVEQLGGIEEATEELAERSTPSTFSGPTATTDVGVLVTGQPGVLAKLAKCCTPVPGDEIVGFVTRGGGVSVHRTDCTNVAELRKEPERFLDVKWAPSASSVFLVAIQVEALDRHRLLSDVTKVLADEKVNILSASVTTSRDRVAVSRFTFEMGDPKHLGHVLNVVRNVEGVYDVYRVTSAQ
- the secD gene encoding protein translocase subunit SecD — translated: MARKTSSSDRTESRLLIAFGLILLVVFGLVFFTGDREPKPKLGIDLQGGTSVVLQAVTPDGKAPEADKMEQARDIINKRVNGLGVSGSEVKISGRNLIITVPGSDGDQARTLGQTAQLKVRPVLATQAAPAVNTPAPDLTDPAAAKKAIDEARATRQSTDPAVQKKAIESLNCNAPSDPLAGNDDPSKPLITCDRPDERKEGQPSSVYTLGPAIIDGQSIKNASSGIPQNQVQYVVTLEFTGEASRVWADFTSKNVGKQAAFVLDSQVITAPNINGPITGGQTQITGDFNQQTAGDLAGVLKYGSLPLSFKPGTAQTVSATLGFESLKAGLIAGAIGLVLVLIYALAYYRALGVLVALSLALSIALLYGLLVLLGRWIGYSLDLAGIAGIIIGIGMTADSFVVYFERIKDEIREGRSFRSAVPRGWASARRTIWTGNAVSLLSAVVLYVLAVGDVQGFAFTLGLSTILDVVIVFLVTHPLVYFASKTDFFAKPSMNGLGAVAAIGRERKRAAATTGEASA
- a CDS encoding RecQ family ATP-dependent DNA helicase; protein product: MTERQLTGERAERARRVIEALAGPGAALRDDQETAVAALLEPAARVLVVQATGWGKSAVYWVATALRRAEGAGPALIVSPLLSLMRDQVAAAERAGLRASTLNSSNFEEWNAIEAALAAGEIDVLLVSPERLANPSFGRRVLDALEGSLGLLVIDEAHAVSDWGHDFRPDYRRVSDVLTRLHPQTPVLATTATANARVTDDVAAQLGDATLVLRGPLARRSLQLNVLPALAPITRYAWVARHLPDLPGSGIVYALTVADAERLVDGIRAVHGPGYPVAAYTGKLDPDTRARLEDALRANEIKALVATSALGMGFDKPDLGFVVHVGSPPSPVSYYQQVGRAGRAIDHAVVALLPSESDAGVWDYFATATIPDPQQMDRVLAALADDETGGGQSAIALEAATGIRRTRIDLMLKQLAVDGAVERVEGGYRATGAPWHYDGPHYDGIVATRRREADIMRAYTRGERCLMQLLTESLDDPEAAPCGRCSVCLGHVPDGLGEPVPPDTARAVAGALRSQSQVLEPRKMWPGGAAGRKGRIQPDLAAEPGRVLVFADAPEWTGTVGAARAADPQAIADLGDAAVAALSRWRDQWRARPEIVASLQLTDRSAPVQPVADRIAEVGRLERVSLPVPRGPAPGRDASGAQEAAHWLDAIDAGPAAAAVRGRSVLLVVDESGTGWAVTVAAARLREAGAAVVLPLVVHRPA
- a CDS encoding MFS transporter; the encoded protein is MTTRTGDIEDADGTPTGPARSRRRIYPWVVFALAFALLLSDYMSRQVLAAVFVPLGQELHLDKAQQGSLISVVALMVGLLTLPVSILADRWGRVRSLVLMAVLWSVATLACAFAQNYEQLLAARFVVGVGEAAYGSVGIALVLSLFAPRVHAALSASFMAGGSFGTMVGTGLGGLIAVHFGWRWSLGAMAVLGLLLVAVFKLVVTEARVKRNRVYGAGAAPSWENAEPIRVARAPLSSLFTNSPVVCAYIGSGLQMFMAAVMLTWLPTYFKEAYHLSVDRAGGAAAMFVLLVGSGMIVCGFLADRYSLSDGTRKWTAGIAYCTIAFVALMVAFRMPTGTAQLVLLGIGAFFAAGSSGTAAAMVASLTHSSVQASAMGTLTLANNLLGLALAPILVGALADRLGLLGALQLAPLVYVPAVLFMVFGKRLHPRGLAKLQALNAEPAR